The genomic DNA CCCTTTTAGGATGCTCCAAATATCTATTTtactatttttgataatttatattttttttgtaattaggatatttttgatatttttacctaTTATGAGCCAGGTTTATCTTATAAATATCTATCTAGTTGTTTGAGGGTTATCACTGGTTATAGGATAAAATTAATTTCTTGTTTTAGAAAAACTAGAGGACGGCCATTTTCTCTTGTTCTGTCCACAAATTCTTGATGTCTTCTTCCACCCTTAGGATAATTACTATCTCCCTTGGCGTCAGATAAATATAATATGTTTGCTCATCCTAGTTATTGTCTTGATGGATGCATTTGGATTCTCAAGGAGTCAGAGGATGTCCGGATTTGGTAAATTACATACAATATCCCCATTGTTTTATTACAAGATGGAGAAGATCTATACTATAACTTTTGGCAGATGCTTGAGTGACGACGTTTTTATACCATTGTCATTGTTTTATCAAGAAGTTGGTAACATCAAACCTCTAACTCCTTTTCTCGAGGAGAGTTATCTAGACCTAAATATGATATTTGGTAAAAACAAAGactaaattttttgaatttttttctagATTGATAAGGGTTACGAACTAAGAGTTTTAGGGTACGGTGGAACTCAAAAGCGTAGAAGAAATCTATTGGACCTGACTTGCATTGAATTTCACTTGTCTAGATCCATCAAGACGAGCACTTGGATACCAAGTTTGAACGGATTGCGCTCTCGAGCACTTGAGCGCCTAAACAGATTTCGAGCCTAGAAACACTCATTTCacattgaaaaattttaaaatgaccaAATCACTTACGTATTTTTGATTTTGTACATCCTTATCAATCGACTAATATTTTAAAACATTCGGATAGAGTTGATCTATATCAACACGTTCGATTTTTATCAAATCAGTCAAACTGATTTACTtgtttttttaaatcaaaatcaaatttagaTTAAATTAGTTAATAGATCAAGCGACCTCAGATttatatgaaactagttcctatgtattcGTTTATCTTTCTTGATTATATTAatatcctcaaatatcaatttgacatttGGTACATCGATTTTTTAtccaaaatcggctgatggatcaaacgacttcggattgacatgaaacaagtttttatatgttcgtctacctctcttgattatatttatgcttttaaacatcaatttgacttaatatattaagagcaatgattttttgaatacgaattaaatttttcaaatatatttatgttcaaaacattattgttctcaatatattgggtcaaattgaagtttgagtgtatggatataatcaggagaggtagacgaACACGTAAAAACCAGTTTCAAATATATttgtattcaaaaaattattgctctcaatatattgggtcaaattgatgtttaagaaCATAGATATAAATAGGAGAGGTGGACAaatacataggaactagtttaaTGTCAATTTGAAATTGTTTGATACATCAACTATTTTTGTCCAAAATCAGTTGATAGACCAAATGACCTTGGATTGATATAAAATTAGCTCTTATGTATTCATCTACCTCTCctaattattgctctcaatatattgggttaaattgaagtttgagagcatggatataatcaagagagatagACGAATACAtatgaactagtttcatgtcaatccgaagtTGTTTGATCCATCAACCGTTTTTGTCCAAAATCAACTGATAgaccaaatgacctcggattgatatgaaactagtccctatgtgttcatctacttctcctgattatatccatgctctcaaacttcaatttaacctaatatattgagaataataattttttgagcatgaatatgtttgaaaaatttaatttgtgttcaaaaaattattgctcttaatatattagatcaaattgatgtttgagagcaaggatataattaggagaggtaGATGAATATATAAGAACttatttcatgtcaatccgaggtcgttTGATCTATCAATTGATTTTGGATAAAAACGACTGATGTACCAacgttaaattgatatttgagaacatggatataatcaagagagatagACAAACAAATAAAAACTAGTTTTATATGAATCCGAGGTCGTTTAGTTTATCAACAAAATTgatctaaaatcaattttaattcaaaaaattaattcgactgttttaattaaaaatagaAGATATAGAACCAAATCGATTGGGTAAAATTAAAATACTTACCTGATttagttattttaaaatttttatatataaaataggtatttttaaatttaagtatgTGGTTTACTAAAAACAAACTGAATTTCAAGTCCGTGATTGGTCATTCCATAAGTGTCCAAACTCTCCGTCTCCATCCACCTATTCCGATCCCATCTGGAACAATCAGGACGATCGTAATGatacaaatttaaaataaatttaagatttTTAAGATAATGACATTTGATCAaattttattaatggacttaaaaagttttattttttaaaaaaaattatataaaagttAAGGAGGTCATTAAGAgtgaataatataatattaattagatATAAAGTCATCAATTACTTTTATAGGAATAAAAAATAATGATGAGATGGAAGCGGATGATTGGGAAGAAAAAAATCTTCAAGTTGATGTCCAGGAACTTATGCTTGTGATGTGAAAGGGGCTGGCACAAGGGCGCGGATCCTGGCACAAGTTCTACGAGATATATGTAATAATACTCCAAGATTAGGCCAAGTTGGTCCGAGAGAATTAGTCAAAGTTAAACATTGTggcgtttggttcattttaagaaTGGGAAtagatattataatattataaaatgataatagGTATAAATCtggatattatttttaaaaataatgtttggttagataaatatttttaattaaaatgaacctaaatttctttttacccttaaagaaaaaattagatatgagagaaagttgaatgtgagagaaaaatatgataagagaaagtatgataagagagaaagtatgatgggaaaaaaataaagagagagaaagtatgatgaaaagaAATGAGAATAGAGCGTGATAGcaaagattgaggagagaaaattatgatgagagaaaaattgtgctgagagagaaagtgtgattggaaaaaatgaaaagaagaaaaatgtgatgagagaaaatgagagattgaggatagaaaatgtatgatgagagagaaattaggatgggaaaaatgaagagaataAAAGTGTgaagagagaaaatgaggaaaaaGAATGTGgtgagagagaataaagagaggaaaaatgtgatgacagaaaatgagaagagagagtatagtaggagagattgaggaaagagaaattgtgatgagaaagaaagtatgatgaaaaaatgagagaGTAAATAATGtgtgagaaagtgtgatgaaagagaatgtgATGAGAGGGAATGGAGAATGGGAAAATTAGGAGAGAGAGTGTACAGTGGAGAGAGAATACAACGAGAAattggtagagaatgtgtgataaaagagaaaatatattaagagagaaagtatgagagagaagaaggagagaaagtgaaataaaagaaaaaattgaacaaatatattaagggtatttttgtctaaaacttaaatttcattctCATTTCAATCAAAACCTAAGTAAAGAGATGAGTTTCATCAATACCaaagtttttggattttattctaaaatcttgattctattcccatcaaccaaacataagATTTAAGAATGAATCTATTTCCTTATTCCTAAATCCCCAAACCAACGTAACGGCATCAGATGAGATGTCTCCCCTTGACTTTGACGAATAATAATCTTTCatcctaatttttttaattaaatcctCTTCAAATTCTATCCATACGTAGACTTATAAGTGAGATGtccttttaataataatttttaaaaaaaatcatcgtCCCTATGATGATTTTTACTCTAATATAttaattctattataattttaaagtttCCATTAAAGAACTGTAAGAATTACGTTCGATTAATGTGGtcgtttatttatttatgtagaatTAGGAATCAGGATAGTCAACGGAACGGTGACCGTTAAATCATGTGGAAGATGCTTTGGAATCGTGGCGGACGTTCTGTCAAATCATGAATTCCTCCCTTATCCCATTTCGTTGAATTAAATTCGATCAGAATATTCTATGTGTTCCTCGTTGATCGGACGTCATATCTTAAGGACACGAGATATGGAAATCTCGGGATAGAGGATGTGATTTCATCGTTAACGCCAAAGTCAATTGAGGCTGTGGTCCTGTGGTACACTCGACCATCCGTCTCGCTCTTTAGTGTGCCACCGTTTGCTTGGCATTTTATAGAGTAATCCTGCCTTTGAGTTCCTCTTCTACCTCCGCAACTCATTGATCAAGTTCGATGGCATCGTCTTCCACGCTGCTCTCtgctccttctcctcctcctcctcctcctctgcctTGCTGCGTTACTACTCGGCATTTAATCTAATCCTCTACCTCTGTAACTCATTGATCGATTGTTCGATGGCATCATTTTCCAGGCCGATCTCTGTTCCTCTGCTCTTTCTCCTCCTCCTGTGCCATGCTGCGTTGCTACTTGGCAAATCTCATCGTCCTCCTTCCTGTGGCGACATCGACATACGTTATCCATTCCGGCTGTGCCGCGATCCTGACGGATGCGGCAACGATAGCTTCGAACTCAGCTGCGAGGGAAACCACACAGTCTATAGTGACTCCCATTCTGAGAAATACTTGGTCACTGAGATCTCATATAAAACTTATGCCACAACGCTCCGGCTCATGTACACTGGTTTCTCGTCCGACGCCAATTGCCTTGATCTTCCCGACCATTCTTTCGAGAGCAATAAATTTCATATTATGGACCAGCAGTTTCACCAACAACACAGGATTTTATGGGCCAGTTTCATGAACTGCACGCGGGAGGTAGAAAGCCAGGAGGAGTATTTGGCAGTCCCTAATTGCCTTCGCAGCAGCTCAACTACATACGTCGTCGTTAACGACAACTCGTATCAGCTATTGTATCTCAAGAACTCATGTAGCTTCTTAACCACTGTGCCAGTCGAGAACTTGCTAAGTCCAGGTGATCACGACATCTTTAAACTCCTGCGAAACGGATTCCAGGTATACTGCACTCCATTACACTCGGTGAAATTCTGTTGGGAAGGACTAAAGTAAGCAGGATTGTGCATTCATCTTCTCGCCTTCACTTGGATAATTTTGATATCTCGTTGATTTCATAGATCAATTTGTTTTTCAATTTCCACGTGTGAATGCAGGTACCACGCTCTTGCAACTTCTGCAGGTCCTAATCTCCTTTCCCAGATTGCCCATGCCATCTTTTCTGGGCTTGAATTCCTGTCGTGCGTCAATGGAAATAATGCCTCAGCGGACGTTCTTGGTAGACTCGCCCTTTTTTTGGTGTATCAGATTCTTGCCTTACTAGGTGAATGAAAGCCAATTCAACAAATGAtctatttcttttatatatatcatcattaaattaattgaactatacATGATCTAATCGCTCTACGTTAATAATTTTGCCGATATTAATTGTAGTGACCAGATTAATATTGGCACCTCTGTGTGCCTTTGGATTCCTCCTATTCAATTGCTGGAGGAGAAGCAGGGCACCCGAGGACGCCGTCGAGAAGTTCCTTCGCAACCAACAGCAATCTCTTTCGCCCACGCGCTACGCCTACAGTGACATCGTCGCCATGACCGGCCACTTCAGGGAACGGCTAGGCCAAGGCGGCTTCGGCGCCGTCTTCAAGGGCCACATCATGGGAACATACCCTGTCGCCGTTAAGCTCCTGGGCG from Zingiber officinale cultivar Zhangliang chromosome 4A, Zo_v1.1, whole genome shotgun sequence includes the following:
- the LOC121971917 gene encoding LEAF RUST 10 DISEASE-RESISTANCE LOCUS RECEPTOR-LIKE PROTEIN KINASE-like 2.2, with the protein product MASFSRPISVPLLFLLLLCHAALLLGKSHRPPSCGDIDIRYPFRLCRDPDGCGNDSFELSCEGNHTVYSDSHSEKYLVTEISYKTYATTLRLMYTGFSSDANCLDLPDHSFESNKFHIMDQQFHQQHRILWASFMNCTREVESQEEYLAVPNCLRSSSTTYVVVNDNSYQLLYLKNSCSFLTTVPVENLLSPGDHDIFKLLRNGFQVYCTPLHSVKFCWEGLKYHALATSAGPNLLSQIAHAIFSGLEFLSCVNGNNASADVLGRLALFLVYQILALLVTRLILAPLCAFGFLLFNCWRRSRAPEDAVEKFLRNQQQSLSPTRYAYSDIVAMTGHFRERLGQGGFGAVFKGHIMGTYPVAVKLLGGSNFHGQDFINEVDTIGRIHHLNVVRLLGFCSEGSKRALVYEFMPNGSLDRYIFSSKSNRSGACSSRRRLSPRKLNEIALGVARGINYLHTGCHMQILHFDIKPHNVLLDHNFTPKVSDFGLAKLCPKDCSLVSMSAARGTIGYIAPELISRSFGIISYKSDVYSFGMLLLEIAGRRRNVDHKAENSSQIYYPSWIYVQLVQLQEVRAGAETDDINLEIDEIERKLSMVGLWCIQIKSCDRPSMSEVVEMLEGDIDNIHMPPKPFFSSTQSQSQSNLVKLSYAQSSSVGLHGISENDDLSELE